TGGCGCTCGTGGCTCGTCGCAAGCAATCGAAGGCCTAGTTCGTATCTGTGCCGTTATGACCGCGGAAATCGGCTTCTCCGCGGTCGGCGGCCATTACGAGCAACCGTCCTCTGGCGACCGCGCTCTCGCAACAGTTCACGGGCTCTGCCCGCGGCGCTAATTTGGCTTGCCCGGCGGTCGGGGTGCCGCGATCCATGCAATAGCGTTCGACGCTAATGCACGCTGGATGTCTATTTTGCGTCCCGGCGGTGCAAGACTTTTCGCTGCCGTGCGAATAGCATGGCGTCCAGAGACCGCTCTTGGTTCGACGCACAAGCCATCTGTTGGTTTGGCGCAGCCATGGTGGCCCCGCTCACCACCGAGGAGGATCTCGGCCATGCGCCACCTCTGTATTCTCTCCGCGTCTTTCCGCGCACAGCGTAACGCCGTCTTGCGAACCGCTTCCGCGGCCTTGGCGATCGTGCTGGTCGCGGCCTGCGCCACGGCGATTCGTGCCGCCGACGACTATTCCCCGGACGTGCAAAAACGCATCACGGCCGTCGAACAAGGATTGATCCCCGCAGTGCGGATCAAGGGACGCAGTCAGACTACCAAGATCTGCGATCGCATGACGCGCGATCATGTGCCGGCTGTCAGCGTGGCGGTGATCAACGGCGGCCGGATCGAATGGGCGAAAGCCTACGGGCTGGCCGACGCCGTCGAGGGCACGCCCGCCACGGTCGATACGCTCTTTCAGGCCGCATCGATGAGCAAGCCCATCACGGCCTTGGCAGCGCTCAAGCTGGTGGAGCAGGGCAAGCTCGAACTGGACGAGAACGTCAATCGAAAACTGCGATCCTGGCAGCTACCTGAGAATGAATTCACGGAAAAACACGCCGTGGATCTGCGCGGCCTGCTCAGCCATACGGCCGGGCTGACGATCCACGGCTTTCCTGGCTACGAAGTCGATGCGCCGCTGCCCACCGTGCCGCAGATCCTGGACGGCCAACCGCCCGCCAACACCGCGGCCGTGCGGGTCAACAAAGTGCCCGGCCACGGATTCCGCTACTCGGGCGGGGGAACCACGATGGCGCAACTGCTTATGTGCGACGTGACGGACCGGCCGTTCCCAGACCTCATGCACGACCTGGTGCTTGCCCCCTTCGGCATGTCCAAAAGCACGTTCGCGCAGCCGCTGCCGGCAGATCGCGCGGCGCAAGCCGCGCGCGCGCACAACGAAAAAGGGGAACGGGTCAAAGGGGGCTGGCACGTCTATCCCGAGATGGGGCCCGCCGGGCTGTGGACCACTCCTTCGGACATGTGCCGATACATGATCGCCGTGCAGCAGGCGCAGCGCGGCACGAATGATCGCGTGCTCAAGCGAACAATGCTCGACGAGATGCTCAAACCGCAAGGGGGCGGCCCGGTCGGCCTGGGTCCATTCATCGTCGAACGTGACGGCGCCAAGCGCTTCGAGCACAGCGGTGG
The Pirellulales bacterium DNA segment above includes these coding regions:
- a CDS encoding serine hydrolase, producing the protein MRTASAALAIVLVAACATAIRAADDYSPDVQKRITAVEQGLIPAVRIKGRSQTTKICDRMTRDHVPAVSVAVINGGRIEWAKAYGLADAVEGTPATVDTLFQAASMSKPITALAALKLVEQGKLELDENVNRKLRSWQLPENEFTEKHAVDLRGLLSHTAGLTIHGFPGYEVDAPLPTVPQILDGQPPANTAAVRVNKVPGHGFRYSGGGTTMAQLLMCDVTDRPFPDLMHDLVLAPFGMSKSTFAQPLPADRAAQAARAHNEKGERVKGGWHVYPEMGPAGLWTTPSDMCRYMIAVQQAQRGTNDRVLKRTMLDEMLKPQGGGPVGLGPFIVERDGAKRFEHSGGNEGFRCNFIAFLDRDQGAVVMTNADSGNRAVNELMNSIALVYGWPGFVPPEREAASVSSESLDRLVGDYALNVASVATISRRGEQLFVKLPRQPELELHTESATRFFSDDPDFSGACVLDDAGQVASITFQFGTREVSARRVK